One Drosophila virilis strain 15010-1051.87 chromosome 5, Dvir_AGI_RSII-ME, whole genome shotgun sequence DNA window includes the following coding sequences:
- the LOC6626719 gene encoding polynucleotide 5'-hydroxyl-kinase NOL9: MSFKCNERVLKEIQTSFKLTESRKAISQSAPTTVWQPVQQKPKVALCNPQKVQTKATTNQKAPNQPENIKVAANDVKSKPISESNQTNKAEKNAENIKVTVNTNKESKRNPETVLLATNTNRQMTKAKNKARKNIKIISAKIKNQQMDTNQEKNKKNNKQSLKVQMPPKSGKCNVIVNPNGAKRKATEISPPLNKRAKKEIQPKDKGLPNRKQTPTEATNINNKKNASKAIDKKRRPNRTISAEKKRESNQKNATKAADVRIKDKRDDELSEDFDEEAYETESAESFDQAEYSDNSESEYSLDSEEEFFSKPQVYECSGTEQMPLELEQQDEEQMSWLGLDNMPELQADVTKISVFDGMMPEPEPEIQNQTEATIGEDNNTLSDAADEEQSMEMSPDLAVDDDAMPRTDMDAQQLAAGTEATMGFYRDAVPSELSIFENSLKTNNVLAVLKQDIELYGTVIVTLLCGRITINGYKARPKDPLSIYSPKGFNWVVLAPRPNKKPPKANVNWDELNESFSRAQLDNIMANYDSQRDAIVLLQRNNGAQNMLDTFAKHMAENVYPLLNATNRPHYASEYVLNCLIQAADGRQALQVPTVWSKLALQPRSRWMVTGGKGVGKSTLLRYLLNRHLERFPRMLLIDLDIGQPELFLPQTVSCSVVDAPLLGPGFFLNRQPDRAYVVGHVNIVMCAEQYMHAVRQLLAYCRSNESYAEMPWLINTMGYNKGFGLELMALLVDCVQPTNLVQIASARVINNFDVPLTREALAQVVPIIYTADEHKASGNLSNYALHELHSALPQLERHERRWMMSAKDVRYANLLARLSSALRGNAKHLTDCQPAQVDLDALQIVHLVSEEYTREELVAGMEANLVYLCKAAGSSGEKPAECLGIGVVRAIDHEAGKLYLLPAMPLQRLAQVNCLVLGGDMCLPQGFFKDQGAGVANNVPFVFIIDDTRSSKSIHHIYFRAHKNL; encoded by the exons ATGAGCTTCAAATGTAATGAACGTGTACTAAAAGAAATTCAGACTAGCTTTAAACTAACGGAAAGTCGTAAGGCAATATCACAATCAGCGCCAACAACTGTCTGGCAACCAGTTcagcaaaagccaaaagttGCCCTGTGCAATCCACAAAAAGTCCAAACGAAAGCAACGACAAATCAAAAGGCGCCAAATCAAcctgaaaatataaaagtagctGCTAATGATGTGAAATCCAAACCAATTTCGGAATCcaatcaaacaaacaaagctGAGAAAAACGCGGAAAATATAAAAGTCACTGTTAATACGAATAAGGAATCTAAACGAAATCCTGAGACAGTTCTTTTGGCTACAAACACAAATAGGCAAATGACCAAAGCTAAGAATAAGgcaagaaaaaatattaaaattataagtGCTAAAATTAAGAATCAACAAATGGACACCAATCaagagaaaaacaagaaaaacaacaaacaaagttTGAAAGTTCAGATGCCGCCAAAATCTGGAAAATGCAATGTTATTGTTAATCCAAATGGAGCCAAACGTAAGGCAACGGAGATTTCCCCTCCCCTTAATAAACGAGCCAAAAAGGAGATACAGCCCAAGGACAAAGGGTTGCCCAATCGGAAACAGACGCCCACTGaagcaacaaatataaacaacaaaaagaacgcATCGaaagcaattgataaaaaaaggagACCCAATAGGACTATCTCTGCTGAAAAGAAACGTGAATCCAATCagaaaaatgcaacaaaagctGCAGACGTTAGAATAAAGGATAAAAGAG ACGACGAACTCTCGGAGGACTTCGATGAAGAAGCGTATG AAACCGAGAGCGCTGAATCGTTTGACCAGGCGGAGTATAGTGATAATTCCGAGTCCGAATACTCGTTGGATAGTGAAGAGGAGTTTTTCAGTAAGCCACAAGTATATGAATGTTCGGGCACAGAACAGATGCCGCTGGAGTTGGAGCAGCAAGACGAAGAGCAGATGTCTTGGCTTGGCCTAGATAATATGCCCGAGCTTCAAGCAGATGTTACCAAAATTTCGGTATTCGATGGAATGATGCCTGAACCCGAGCCGGAAATACAAAACCAAACTGAAGCAACAATTGGAGAAGATAACAATACGTTGTCGGATGCAGCAGATGAGGAGCAAAGCATGGAAATGAGTCCAGATCTGGCAGTTGATGATGATGCGATGCCAAGGACAGACATGGACGCtcagcagctggcagctggcacaGAGGCAACCATGGGCTTCTACAGGGATGCAGTGCCGTCCGAGCTGAGCATATTTGAGAATAGCCTGAAGACGAACAATGTGCTGGCTGTGCTGAAGCAGGACATCGAGCTGTATGGCACCGTTATAGTCACATTGCTGTGTGGACGCATTACCATCAATGGGTATAAGGCGCGTCCCAAGGATCCGTTGAGCATCTACTCGCCCAAGGGCTTCAACTGGGTAGTCCTTGCACCCAGGCCCAACAAGAAGCCACCCAAGGCCAACGTCAACTGGGACGAGTTGAACGAGAGCTTTTCGCGCGCCCAGCTGGACAATATAATGGCCAACTATGATAGTCAACGGGATGCAattgtgctgctgcagcgcaaTAACGGGGCACAGAATATGCTCGACACCTTTGCCAAGCACATGGCAGAGAATGTTTATCCGCTGCTGAATGCCACCAATCGGCCGCACTATGCCAGCGAATATGTGCTGAATTGTCTGATCCAGGCTGCCGACGGCCGGCAGGCCTTGCAGGTGCCCACCGTTTGGAGTAAGCTGGCGCTGCAGCCGCGCAGCCGCTGGATGGTGACCGGCGGTAAAGGCGTTGGCAAATCCACGCTGCTGCGATATCTGCTGAATCGACATTTGGAACGCTTCCCGCGCATGCTGCTCATTGATCTGGACATTGGACAGCCGGAGCTGTTTTTGCCGCAGACGGTTTCGTGTAGTGTGGTTGATGCGCCGCTGCTAGGACCCGGCTTCTTTCTCAACCGTCAGCCGGATCGTGCCTATGTGGTGGGCCACGTGAACATCGTCATGTGCGCAGAGCAGTATATGCACGCGGTGCGGCAATTGCTGGCCTATTGCCGCAGCAACGAGAGCTATGCCGAAATGCCTTGGCTCATCAATACGATGGGCTATAACAAGGGCTTCGGCCTGGAGCTGATGGCACTTCTGGTGGACTGTGTGCAGCCCACAAATCTGGTGCAAATAGCCAGCGCCAGGGTCATCAACAATTTTGATGTGCCGCTCACCAGGGAAGCCCTAGCGCAGGTGGTGCCCATTATCTACACGGCGGATGAGCACAAGGCTAGTGGAAATCTGTCCAACTATGCGCTGCACGAGCTGCACAGTGCTCTGCCGCAGCTGGAGCGGCATGAGCGTCGCTGGATGATGAGCGCAAAGGATGTGCGCTATGCCAATTTGTTGGCGCGCCTTAGTTCCGCTTTGCGCGGCAACGCCAAGCACCTGACGGACTGTCAGCCGGCGCAGGTCGATCTGGATGCGCTGCAAATAGTGCATCTCGTCTCTGAGGAATATACGCGCGAGGAGCTCGTAGCTGGCATGGAGGCCAATCTGGTTTATCTGTGCAAAGCAGCCGGGTCGTCGGGCGAAAAGCCCGCAGAGTGTCTGGGCATTG GTGTTGTGCGCGCCATCGACCATGAGGCCGGGAAACTTTATCTGCTGCCGGCCATGCCGCTGCAGCGTCTCGCCCAGGTTAACTGTTTGGTGCTGGGCGGCGATATGTGTCTGCCGCAGGGCTTTTTCAAGGATCAAGGTGCGGGCGTAGCCAACAATGTGCCATTTGTGTTCATTATAGACGACACCAGGTCATCCAAGAGCATACACCACATATATTTCCGAGCgcataaaaatctttaa
- the mRpL34 gene encoding large ribosomal subunit protein bL34m yields MCLKYSNTVTPQPHNLLNMLQGLLQRTCVSALNTAQTLFVRQKHAFDRAVLKPKVRCHFPKPREVKRINVHGWETRMATPEGRRVLMRRILKGRHDLSH; encoded by the exons ATGTGCCTAAAATATTCGAATACGGTCACCCCACAGCCGCATAACTTACTTAACATGTTGCAAGGTTTGCTGCAAAG AACCTGTGTATCAGCGCTGAATACGGCCCAAACATTGTTTGTGCGCCAGAAGCATGCGTTCGACCGCGCCGTGCTGAAGCCCAAGGTGCGCTGCCATTTCCCAAAGCCCCGCGAAGTGAAGCGCATCAATGTGCACGGCTGGGAGACGCGCATGGCGACCCCGGAGGGACGCAGGGTGCTGATGCGACGCATACTGAAGGGCAGACACGATCTGTCCCATTAA